The following nucleotide sequence is from Chloracidobacterium validum.
GGGTTGCCGTTAGATTTTTTGGGTTCACGTTTTTGATTTGCAAAGGTTGCTGCGTGTCTTCTGAACTCCGCCAGTCACCACTCGATGCCCTACACCGTTCGCTTGGCGCAAAAATGGTGCCGTTTGCCGGTTGGGTCATGCCGGTTGAGTACGGCGGACTCGTCGGTGAACACCTGGCCGTGCGGATGGCTGTCGGCCTGTTTGATGTCAGCCACATGGGCGAAATTCTTGTTCAGGGACGCGATGCCCTGCGCTTCATCCAGCACACGACCTGCAATGACGCCGCCCGGCTGGTGGATGGTCAAGCACAGTATTCAGGACTTCTAACCGAACAAGGCACGTTCGTGGACGACATTCTCGTGCACCGCTTTGCCGAGGACACCTACTTCCTCTGTGTCAACGCGGCAAATACCACCAAAGACGCGGACTGGCTCACGCGGCAGGCGACCGGGTTTGATGTCAACGTACGTGATGTTAGCGCCGAGTATGCGCAACTCGCCGTGCAGGGCCCCCGCGCCGTCGCCTTGGTGCAGTCGCTGACGGTAGAAGACATCACGAGTCTTGGTTATTACCGATTTCGACGCGACGTCGTCGTGGCCGGCGTGCCAACGCTGGTGGCGCGGACAGGCTACACTGGCGAAGATGGCTTTGAACTGTACTGCGCGCCGGGTGATGCCGCGCGGCTCTGGACGGCCCTGACTGAAGCCGGAAACCCAACGCCCTGCGGACTCGGTGCGCGCAACACGCTCCGTTTGGAAGCGAAAATGGCGCTCTACGGCCATGACATTGATGACACCACGACGCCGCTCGAAGCCGACCTTGGCTGGATGTGCAAACTCAGCAAAGGGGACTTTCTCGGACGTGGCGCCCTTCAGCAACAAAAAGAAAGCGGGCTGACGCGCAAGCTGGTCGGCTTTGAGGTTGAAGACCGCGTTCCAGTGCGCGACGGCTACCCACTGGTCGCCGATGGACAGGAACTGGGGCGCGTCACATCGGGCAGCCCATCCCCGTTTCTCAAGAAAAATATCGGACTGGCGTATCTTCCGATTGACAAAACGGCGGTCGGGACGCAAGTGTTTGCCGTGGTACGTGGACGCGAAGTTCCCTGCCGTATCGTCCCAACTCCTTTTTACGCGCGTCCCAAATAAACACGGCGCGCCAACCATCCTGGCGAGGGTTTTTCATGGCGAACTATCCCGACGACTTGCAATACACCAAAGACCACGAATGGATCCGCATCACGGGTGACACCGGGCGGGTCGGCATTACGTTTTACGCCCAGGAATCACTGGGCGACGTTGTTTATGTGGACCTTCCAAAGGTCGGCACCACGGTCAAGGCCAATGAACCGTTTGGCTCGGTCGAATCGGTCAAGGCCGTGAGCGAGCTGTTCTCCCCAGTTTCTGGCGAAGTTATCGAGATCAACGCCAAACTCGCCGACGCGCCTGAACTCGTCAACTCGTCGCCATACGACGAAGGCTGGATGATTGTCATCAAGCTCTCTCAAACCAGCGAAGTGGACGCGCTACTGAGCGCGGCCGAATACGAAGACTTCATCAACGAGAAATGACGCGCTCCGGCGACCAGCCCACGCCCCCATCGGCTCGTCGCCCATAGCGTCTCCCGTGACCCATGCGCTACATACCCAACGCAACGCCGGACCAGCAGGCGGACATGCTTGCCACGCTTGGCGTGTCCACGATTGATGAACTGTTCCGGGGCATTCCTGACGAACTCAAGCTCAAGCGCCCGTTAAATCTTCCGCCCATGGCGAGCGAGGCGGAACTCACGAGCCTTTTTGAACGGCTGGCCGGGCAAAATAAGCGCCCGCAGGCGTCGTTTCTCGGCGCGGGCGTTTACGATCACGCGCGACCGCTCATCATTGACACGCTCGTGTCCCGGTCGGAGTTTTATACGAGCTACACGCCTTACCAGCCGGAAATCAACCAGGGAACACTCCAGGCGATTTTCGAGTACCAAACCTTCATCTGCCAACTGACCGGGTTGGATGTCTCCAATGCTTCGATGTATGACGGCGCGACCTCGCTGGCCGAAGCCCTGTTGATGGCCGCGCGGCTGACGAACCGCTATCGGGTCGTCCTGTCGGAAGGCATTCATCCCGAATACCGGGCCGTGTGTGAGACCTATGCGCGCCGGGCCGGGATCGAACTGGTCTATGTGCCCTTGGCCGAAGACGGCACGACGGCGTCGGTGGAAGCGCTGGTCAATGATGCGACAGCCTGCGTGGCCCTCCAGTCCCCGAACTTTTTTGGCTGCATCGAGGATGTCGCGCCGGTGGCGGCCGTCGCCAAACGGCATCAGGCGCTCACGGTAGCCACGGTTGCGGAGGCGCTGTCACTTGGTTTGCTGACCCCACCCGGTGAAGCTGGGGCCGATATTGTCGTTGGCGAAGGGCAATCGTTTGGCGTGCCGCCGTCCTTTGGCGGGCCGCACCTTGGTTTTTTTGCGGCTCGTGACAGGTTCGCTCGCCAGATGCCGGGCCGTCTCATCGGACAGGCCTTCGACGCGGAAGGCAACCGGGGTTTTGTCATCACCCTGGCCACGCGCGAGCAGCACATCCGCCGCGAAAAGGCAACCTCAAACATCTGTAGCAACGAAGGCCTCTGCGCGCTGGTTGCCAGCATCTTTCTAGCGACGGTGGGACGGCGCGGCCTACAGGAATTGGCACTGCGCAACCTTCAAAAAACGGCGTACCTGAAGAGCGTTCTCACCACGCTCCCCGGCTTCGGGCTACGCTACGCCGCGCCCGTGTTCAATGAGTTTGTCCTGACGACGCCGGTTCCGGCGGCCCAGATCGTGGATGAATTCCTGGCCGAAGACATCCTGGCCGGACTGCCGCTGTCGCGCTACTTTCCAGAGCGCACCCACGAGCTACTGGTCTGCGCCACCGAAAACACAACCCGCGCAGCCATGGATGACTTCGCCAGGAAGCTGGCGCGCTTCGGTGCTGGCTGACGGCAATGCGAACATTGGACGACCTCATCAAGCCGTCGGTGCGGCGGCTAGCAGCCTACACGCTGACGCCGCACCGCGTCCCTATCAAGCTCAATCAAAACGAAAACCCCTTTGGCGTTCCGTCGGCGATTGTCACGGAGACGCTCCGCCGCATCGCCGGACGGGATTGGGCGCGGTATCCCGACTTTGTCCCAACCGACTTGCAGGCAGTGCTGGCGCACTTTGCCGGCTGGCGGCCAGATGGGGTCGTCGTCGGCAACGGTTCAAACGAGATCATCCAGGCCCTGCTGACGATTTTGGTCAGCCCTGGCGTGGCGGTCATCCTCAGCGAACCCACCTTCACGGTCTATCGCCTCATGGTCGAAGTGCTGGGTGGAACGGTCGTCAACGTCCCTCCACGAGCGGATTTCAGCTACGACGTTCCGGCAATGCTCGATGCCGCGCGCCGCACCCAGGCCGCCGCCATGATTCTTTGCTCACCTAACAACCCAACTGGTGTGACCGTTGCCGAACCGGAGTTGCGGGCGGTGTTGTCCGGTTTCGATGGTCTGGTCATGCTGGATGAGGCCTACCATGAGTTTTGCAACCAGAACTTTGTTCCCTTACTGGCCGACTTTCCACGGCTGGTTGTGCTGCGGACCTTCTCCAAAGCCATGGCGATGGCAGGGGTGCGGATCGGGTACGGGCTGGTCGCGCCTGAACTGGCGGCAGAACTCACCAAAGCCAAGTTGCCCTACAACGTGAACTTCTTTTCTCTGGTCGCCGCGCAGGTCGCTGTCGAGCTATATGATACGGAGCTGCGTCCACTGGTTGAGCAGATTCTCCAGGAACGTGAACGGCTGACGGCGGCCATGTCCGACGTGACGTGGGTCAGGCTGCTCCCGAGTCACGCCAACTTTCACCTGCTGCATACGCCCCAGGTCACCCCGCACCGTCTCTTCGAGGCGCTGCTCGGTCGCGGCATCCTCATTCGCGATGTGAGCCGGTATCCGTTGTTGGGCGAATATGTGCGCTTCAACATCGGAACGCCCGACGAAAACAACGCTTTGCTAGACTTCTTCGCCAGTACCCACCCGGACGACTTCGACGAACGACGCAGGGGTGAGTGACAACCTTGAGCCTTCGCGTGGTAGAAGCCGGGTTCTACGCCACCGTACAGGACACCGGCCGCGCTGGATTTCAGCGCTTGGGCATCCATCGGAGCGGGGTGCTCGACTGGCTGGCCCCGGCGCTCCTCAACACATTGCTGGGCAACCCACTGCGTGCTGCGGTGGTCGAAATGCACTTTCCGGCCCCGCGTCTGCGGTTTGAGCAAGCGGCGGTCTTAGCCATCGGTGGGGCGGACTTTTGCCCGATGCTTGATGGCCGACCGCTGGCCAACTGGCGGCAATATCGTGCTGAACCTGGGCAAACCCTGACTTTCCGCGAACCGCGCCGGGGACGCTGGGCGTACTTGGCCGTTGCCGGTGGACTGGCCACGCCACGTTGGTTGGGAAGCGCCAGCATGACGCCCTTTGCTGGGCTAGTCGGGGTCCTGGGCCGCCCGCTTGAGGCCGGAGACGAGCTACCGCTGCCAACGCTGGCGCGGCTCGGAGACAACCGGCTGGCGTTGTCGCCGACGGTTCTTCCTCGATACACCTCCGATGAAAACTGCCCGATTCGGATTGTGCCAAGCGCGGAATTCCACAATCTCGACGACGCCAGCCAAGCGCGCCTACTGAGCGAAACGTTTGTCGTTGGCGCAGACTCAAACCGTATGGCCACCCGCTTGGAAGGCGTTGTGCTGCGCTTGACCGAACCGATTGAACTAGTGTCTTCGGCCGTTGCGCCGGGCGTGATTCAGCTTCCGCCGGACGGTCGCCCCACAGTGTTGCTGTCCGACGCCCAAACGACCGGGGGTTATCCGCGCATTGCGCACATCATCACGGCCGACCTGCCCGCCTTCGCGCAGCGCCGGCTTGGTCAAACCGTGCGTTTCACGCGCACGACGCAACTCGAAGCCGAACACGCCACCAGCAACCTGCGGCAAACGCTGCGGCGGCTTGCGGCGGCGGTTGCCGTCACCGGTGCAGCACATACAATCCAAAAACCAGCAGGTGCGCCGGCCACAAGATGACGGCCAAGCGCCACTGCATCCGCAGGACGGCATAGTTGTCTGCCAATCCATACAGCCCCACGGGCAGCAGATTGAAGTTTGCCGCCATCGGCGTGCAGAGCGTGCCGCAACTGCCGGCCGTGAGGCCGAGTATGGCAACCAAAGCCGGGTCCAGCCCAAACGGAGCGATGACGAGCGGGATGCCAATGCCGGTCGTGATGACCGAAAAAGCCGCGAAGGAGTTGCCGACCAGCGCCGTGAAAAGCGTCATGCCCAGAAAGTACGCCGCGGCCGCGCCCCAGACGTTGCCGGCTGGCACGACCCGGCCAACGGCATCCGACAGCAGCGCGCCGACACCGGCCGCCGTAAAGAGCAGTCCCAACGACGCCAGAAGTTGCGGCAGCAGGTGCAGCGGGCCAATGGCTTCGGTCAACTCGCATCCGGCGTCAAGCGCCGTCGAAAGGGGAAAGCGTCCGGCCACCAGCGCCACGCCAACGGCGACGACGCCCCCCAGCGCCAAACCAATGACCGCGCCCCGTCCGACATCGCCCCCGGCCAGCGCCGTCAGGCCGGCGACGCCGAAGGTGATCGCCGGAATCGTCAGGACGGGCCACAGCGCGCGGCTTCCTGGCTCTGCCGAGTGGGTGCCTGGCAAGGGCGTTGCCTGCCAGCGAACGCCACCGGCAGCCTCGATGCCGACCAGCCCCACGACCAGCACGCCGTCTATCCAGTAGGGCAGCCACGCCCCGCATCCAAACAAGACGCCCAGCGTGAACCAATAGGCGACGGCCGGCCAGCGGCGGACGCGGCAGCGGTCGAGCGCGATACGAATCGCATAGCTCCACAACAAACCGCCGATGAGCGCAAAGGCGACGTCGAATGTCGCCGGATGGGCAATGACGCGGGCCAGGCGCGACAGACCTTCAGCCATGGCGGTCGGCCTCACCCTCGGCGGACTGGGCGCGACTGAGTCGCCGCTCCAGCCAAAAAAACTGCACGGCCCCCACGCCAAGCGACACGGCGACAATTGGAATCGCACAGAGGGAAAGTTTCACGACATCCACCGGATACCCCGCGCCGCTCATCACGCCGGCGACAAGCAAGCAACCGGCGGACGCCGGAAAGAGGTTTTGACCGAAAAAGTTTCCGTAATTTTCTGCTGCCGCCACGGCCGCCTTGGCGTCAGCTTCACTGGACGCCGTCGGGCGCGGCAAGACGGCCGTTGCCATTGGCGCGACAATCGGACGACCAAAGGTAACATGGCCTTGCAGTCGCAACCCCAGCGCCCCCATGACCACCCGCGCCAGATGAAACCCAACGAGCACCCGCGCCAGTGAAACACTGGCGAGCTGTCCCATGAAGCGCGCCATGGCTGCGTGCAACCCCATGCGTTCAGCGAGACCAATCGCCGGTAATGTCAGCAAATAAAGCGTGATGACCCGATTCTCGACGAAAGCCTTGCCGAGCGTATCCAGCATGCCTGGACGCGCACTGCCAATGAGCGGCATCCCAGCCAGCCAAGCAGTGATGAAGCCGGCGCCGAGGACAACCGGACCGGTCGGCCAGCGCCGCGCCAGACCGACGACCAACATCACGACGCCAAGCAACTTCCAAGCCGGCCAGGCAAGCCATGCGTCCATAGGCGCTGTTTTCAGTTCAGGTCACGAGCAGCGGTCAGTGACCACCACACGAAGGTTTGCCTAAGTTGCTGGCTCTTCCACATACCGCTCAGGAATAAGTTCCCACTTCTCTGGAGAACGCCACAGGCTCGATAGAATCAGTTCGCGCATCAGCATGAATTCCTTGGGTAGCCGGTCGTACAATTTTTCAAATAATTCTTCGTGTGAAAGAATCTCCTGCTTCCAGGCCTCGCGGTCAACTTCCATCAGCTTATTGAACTGTTCCCTGGTTATTTCCAGTCCTGTGAGGTCAATATCCTCGTATCTCGGCATCCATCCCAGCGGAGATTCAAGCGCGGAAGTCTTTCCATTGACTCGGTCAATAATCCACTTTAGGACGCGCATGTTTTCGCCAAAGCCCGGCCACAGAAACTTTCCGTTTTCGTCTTTCCTGAACCAATTGGTGCCAAAAATGCGTGGCGGCACTGGAACGTTTCGCCCAATCTGGAGCCAGTGATTGAAGTAATCACCCATGTGATACCCACAGAAGGGCAGCATCGCAAAGGGATCGCGGCGAACTTGTCCAATTTTGCCAAATGCTGCGGCCGTCATCTCCGAACCAATCGTGGCCGCAAGATATACACCGAAATTCCAGTTCACGGCTTGGTACACGAGCGGGACGTTGCTGGCGCGGCGGCCGCCGAAGATGAAAGCTGAGATGCGTACACCT
It contains:
- the gcvT gene encoding glycine cleavage system aminomethyltransferase GcvT; amino-acid sequence: MSSELRQSPLDALHRSLGAKMVPFAGWVMPVEYGGLVGEHLAVRMAVGLFDVSHMGEILVQGRDALRFIQHTTCNDAARLVDGQAQYSGLLTEQGTFVDDILVHRFAEDTYFLCVNAANTTKDADWLTRQATGFDVNVRDVSAEYAQLAVQGPRAVALVQSLTVEDITSLGYYRFRRDVVVAGVPTLVARTGYTGEDGFELYCAPGDAARLWTALTEAGNPTPCGLGARNTLRLEAKMALYGHDIDDTTTPLEADLGWMCKLSKGDFLGRGALQQQKESGLTRKLVGFEVEDRVPVRDGYPLVADGQELGRVTSGSPSPFLKKNIGLAYLPIDKTAVGTQVFAVVRGREVPCRIVPTPFYARPK
- the gcvH gene encoding glycine cleavage system protein GcvH, encoding MANYPDDLQYTKDHEWIRITGDTGRVGITFYAQESLGDVVYVDLPKVGTTVKANEPFGSVESVKAVSELFSPVSGEVIEINAKLADAPELVNSSPYDEGWMIVIKLSQTSEVDALLSAAEYEDFINEK
- the gcvPA gene encoding aminomethyl-transferring glycine dehydrogenase subunit GcvPA yields the protein MRYIPNATPDQQADMLATLGVSTIDELFRGIPDELKLKRPLNLPPMASEAELTSLFERLAGQNKRPQASFLGAGVYDHARPLIIDTLVSRSEFYTSYTPYQPEINQGTLQAIFEYQTFICQLTGLDVSNASMYDGATSLAEALLMAARLTNRYRVVLSEGIHPEYRAVCETYARRAGIELVYVPLAEDGTTASVEALVNDATACVALQSPNFFGCIEDVAPVAAVAKRHQALTVATVAEALSLGLLTPPGEAGADIVVGEGQSFGVPPSFGGPHLGFFAARDRFARQMPGRLIGQAFDAEGNRGFVITLATREQHIRREKATSNICSNEGLCALVASIFLATVGRRGLQELALRNLQKTAYLKSVLTTLPGFGLRYAAPVFNEFVLTTPVPAAQIVDEFLAEDILAGLPLSRYFPERTHELLVCATENTTRAAMDDFARKLARFGAG
- the hisC gene encoding histidinol-phosphate transaminase — protein: MRTLDDLIKPSVRRLAAYTLTPHRVPIKLNQNENPFGVPSAIVTETLRRIAGRDWARYPDFVPTDLQAVLAHFAGWRPDGVVVGNGSNEIIQALLTILVSPGVAVILSEPTFTVYRLMVEVLGGTVVNVPPRADFSYDVPAMLDAARRTQAAAMILCSPNNPTGVTVAEPELRAVLSGFDGLVMLDEAYHEFCNQNFVPLLADFPRLVVLRTFSKAMAMAGVRIGYGLVAPELAAELTKAKLPYNVNFFSLVAAQVAVELYDTELRPLVEQILQERERLTAAMSDVTWVRLLPSHANFHLLHTPQVTPHRLFEALLGRGILIRDVSRYPLLGEYVRFNIGTPDENNALLDFFASTHPDDFDERRRGE
- a CDS encoding 5-oxoprolinase subunit C family protein, producing MTTLSLRVVEAGFYATVQDTGRAGFQRLGIHRSGVLDWLAPALLNTLLGNPLRAAVVEMHFPAPRLRFEQAAVLAIGGADFCPMLDGRPLANWRQYRAEPGQTLTFREPRRGRWAYLAVAGGLATPRWLGSASMTPFAGLVGVLGRPLEAGDELPLPTLARLGDNRLALSPTVLPRYTSDENCPIRIVPSAEFHNLDDASQARLLSETFVVGADSNRMATRLEGVVLRLTEPIELVSSAVAPGVIQLPPDGRPTVLLSDAQTTGGYPRIAHIITADLPAFAQRRLGQTVRFTRTTQLEAEHATSNLRQTLRRLAAAVAVTGAAHTIQKPAGAPATR
- a CDS encoding 5-oxoproline transporter, DUF979 family subunit yields the protein MAEGLSRLARVIAHPATFDVAFALIGGLLWSYAIRIALDRCRVRRWPAVAYWFTLGVLFGCGAWLPYWIDGVLVVGLVGIEAAGGVRWQATPLPGTHSAEPGSRALWPVLTIPAITFGVAGLTALAGGDVGRGAVIGLALGGVVAVGVALVAGRFPLSTALDAGCELTEAIGPLHLLPQLLASLGLLFTAAGVGALLSDAVGRVVPAGNVWGAAAAYFLGMTLFTALVGNSFAAFSVITTGIGIPLVIAPFGLDPALVAILGLTAGSCGTLCTPMAANFNLLPVGLYGLADNYAVLRMQWRLAVILWPAHLLVFGLYVLHR
- a CDS encoding 5-oxoproline transporter, DUF969 family subunit, which gives rise to MDAWLAWPAWKLLGVVMLVVGLARRWPTGPVVLGAGFITAWLAGMPLIGSARPGMLDTLGKAFVENRVITLYLLTLPAIGLAERMGLHAAMARFMGQLASVSLARVLVGFHLARVVMGALGLRLQGHVTFGRPIVAPMATAVLPRPTASSEADAKAAVAAAENYGNFFGQNLFPASAGCLLVAGVMSGAGYPVDVVKLSLCAIPIVAVSLGVGAVQFFWLERRLSRAQSAEGEADRHG